In Sander vitreus isolate 19-12246 chromosome 7, sanVit1, whole genome shotgun sequence, a genomic segment contains:
- the birc5b gene encoding baculoviral IAP repeat-containing protein 5b — MDVLTTRFYSYDKMYSHDLREQSFSDWPFREECNCTPAKMATAGFVHCPSENEPDVASCFFCLIELEGWEPDDDPWSEHVKRSPNCGFLNMQKDFTELTVAEFCHKERERLKVFIKKVCHKKMACLRDLIDHSLDSLKAQSLYV; from the exons ATGGATGTATTGACAACTAGGTTTTACTCATATGACAAAATGTACAGTCATGATTTACGCGAACAAAGTTTTTCAGACTGGCCATTTAGAGAGGAATGTAACTGCACACCTGCAAAG aTGGCCACGGCAGGGTTTGTCCACTGCCCCAGTGAGAATGAGCCTGATGTTGCTAGCTGTTTCTTCTGTCTGATCGAGCTTGAGGGCTGGGAGCCAGATGATGATCCCTG GTCTGAACACGTAAAACGCTCCCCTAACTGTGGATTCTTAAACATGCAGAAAGACTTCACTGAGCTGACTGTGGCTGAATTCTGTCATAAGGAAAGGGAGCGGCTAAAGGTCTTCATT AAAAAGGTTTGTCATAAGAAGATGGCATGTTTGCGGGATCTCATTGACCATTCACTTGACAGCCTTAAAGCTCAGTCTCTATATGTTTGA